Proteins found in one Methylobacter sp. S3L5C genomic segment:
- a CDS encoding glycosyltransferase family 41 protein yields the protein MTKKLITTKQTAPAKTCFDQGKQHLHDGNSAAAMLCFKEAIRLQADFVPAYNNLGNLLQAEGLTTQAIDVYQQALQLAPTMAVLHCNMAGLWQFQGDTDLAIASYQRALTLDPDFLPAHFNLGKVFASLNQFADAEKAYQAALKLKPDYADVHLELGHIYRQQGLLDMAISCFKTALRSQPDFARAYNSLGATLQQRGEMNFSQICYRRALVLQPDNDVAYANLGLLLEDLGQLDAAQQHYEQALALQPQATAVLYRLNHLRLKLADWQDYEQRLATLIAQTQVCVDQQQAATLPIMQLMSVPMPMALQSAVAKQVAESYALSVTGMQAQVPPVIPEQAPARLRLGYVSPDFRCHAVGMLIHEMFQYHQRPDFEIFAYSLIPTDDDWTESIRQGCDHFIDVAFLSPLAIAQRIQADGIHILIDLAGYTSHSLTALFALKPAPVQLHYLGYPGTLSADFIPYMLADHTLLPPSTAAHYTEQILHLPHAWVAAPMDIADVTLTRADYGLPADGMVFCCFNGTYKIDPSLFQVWMRILQQLPGSVLWLSEGGHPLIKQRLQQQAKLLGIAPERLIFAGQLPHDEYLARYRLADLFLDTFNYSAASTAIGALWAGLPVLTCPGESNATRMGASLSHAIGMPELICASSLAYEQQALELGRDRLKLAALKAKLADMLITAPLFKPQVFIQTLEHTLRTLWQTISTDSTTL from the coding sequence ATGACCAAAAAATTAATAACAACCAAGCAAACCGCTCCTGCCAAGACCTGCTTTGATCAAGGTAAACAGCACCTCCATGATGGTAATTCGGCAGCAGCGATGCTGTGTTTTAAAGAAGCCATCCGCTTACAAGCCGATTTTGTGCCCGCCTATAATAATCTGGGTAATCTCTTGCAGGCAGAAGGCTTAACTACCCAAGCCATTGACGTTTATCAACAGGCCTTGCAGCTGGCACCCACTATGGCGGTATTGCATTGCAATATGGCCGGTCTCTGGCAGTTTCAGGGTGACACCGATCTTGCCATCGCAAGTTATCAGCGTGCTTTGACGCTGGACCCCGATTTTTTACCCGCCCACTTCAATTTGGGTAAAGTATTCGCCTCTTTAAACCAGTTTGCAGATGCCGAAAAAGCTTATCAGGCAGCGCTAAAGCTAAAGCCGGATTACGCTGACGTGCATCTGGAGCTTGGTCATATTTATCGGCAACAAGGCTTGCTTGATATGGCCATTAGCTGTTTTAAAACCGCACTGCGTAGCCAACCTGACTTTGCTCGTGCTTACAATAGTTTAGGGGCTACCTTGCAGCAGCGAGGAGAGATGAACTTCTCTCAGATCTGCTATCGACGTGCCCTTGTCCTGCAGCCGGATAACGATGTGGCGTATGCCAATTTAGGTTTGTTGCTGGAAGATTTGGGGCAGTTAGACGCGGCACAGCAGCATTATGAGCAAGCGTTGGCTTTGCAACCACAGGCAACGGCGGTTTTATACCGACTAAACCACTTGCGTTTAAAACTGGCTGACTGGCAGGATTATGAGCAACGGCTGGCTACCTTAATTGCGCAAACGCAAGTCTGTGTCGACCAACAACAGGCAGCCACCTTACCAATAATGCAATTAATGTCAGTACCCATGCCGATGGCTTTGCAAAGCGCTGTCGCCAAACAAGTGGCCGAGTCGTATGCGCTTTCTGTTACCGGTATGCAAGCCCAAGTGCCTCCTGTCATCCCTGAGCAGGCACCAGCGCGCTTGCGACTGGGTTATGTGTCGCCGGATTTTCGCTGCCATGCTGTCGGCATGCTGATACACGAGATGTTCCAGTATCATCAGCGCCCGGATTTTGAAATTTTTGCCTATAGTCTGATACCGACTGATGATGACTGGACCGAAAGTATCCGGCAAGGCTGTGATCATTTTATTGACGTTGCCTTTCTGTCACCGCTGGCCATTGCACAACGGATTCAAGCGGACGGTATCCATATTTTGATTGATCTGGCCGGTTATACCAGTCATTCGTTAACGGCGTTGTTTGCTTTAAAACCGGCACCGGTACAGCTACATTATCTGGGTTATCCCGGCACCTTAAGTGCTGATTTTATCCCGTATATGCTGGCCGATCACACCTTGCTTCCGCCGTCCACCGCCGCCCATTACACCGAACAGATATTGCATTTACCCCATGCCTGGGTGGCAGCGCCCATGGATATTGCCGATGTCACCCTTACCCGGGCCGATTATGGCTTGCCTGCTGACGGTATGGTGTTTTGTTGTTTTAACGGCACCTATAAAATTGACCCAAGCCTTTTTCAGGTATGGATGCGTATATTGCAACAATTACCCGGCAGCGTTTTGTGGTTAAGTGAGGGCGGTCATCCCCTTATCAAACAACGCCTGCAGCAGCAAGCCAAGCTTTTGGGTATCGCGCCTGAACGGCTGATTTTTGCAGGACAGTTGCCGCATGATGAATACCTGGCACGTTACCGCCTGGCCGACCTGTTTTTGGATACGTTTAACTACAGTGCAGCCTCCACCGCTATAGGTGCCTTGTGGGCAGGATTACCGGTATTAACCTGTCCGGGCGAAAGCAATGCCACACGGATGGGCGCCAGTTTAAGTCACGCCATTGGTATGCCCGAACTGATCTGCGCGTCATCGTTAGCCTATGAACAACAAGCCCTTGAGCTGGGTCGTGACAGGCTGAAACTGGCCGCTTTAAAAGCCAAACTGGCCGATATGCTGATTACCGCACCCTTGTTTAAACCGCAGGTGTTTATACAAACGCTGGAACACACTTTGCGTACGCTCTGGCAAACTATCAGCACCGATAGTACAACTCTGTAA